The genomic interval CAGCCAACGCTTGCGGCGTTTGTAGTGCTTGATGTCTTTGAAGCTCTTGGCTTCGCCGCCGCCGCCCATGCCGAGATAGAACTCGCGCACGTCGGGGTCGCCCGCCAGGCGGTCGGCCGTTCCGTCGATGACGATCTTGCCGTTCTCCATGATGTAGCCGCTGTGCGCCACGGCCAGGGCCACAGTGGCGTTCTGCTCCACCAGCAACATGCTGGTACCACGCTCGGCGTTGATGCGCGCGATGATGGTGAAGATGTCTTCGACCAGTTTGGGAGAGAGGCCCAGCGAGGGTTCGTCGAGCAGGATGAGCTGCGGCTGGGCGATGAGCGCGCGGCCGATGGCCAGCATCTGCTGTTCGCCGCCCGACAGATAGCCCGCCAGGCCCTTGCGGCGCTCGTGCAGGCGGGGGAAATAGCTATAGACGATGTCGAAGTCGGGTGGTGCCGCGCCCTTGCGGCCCGTGAGCGCGTAGGTGGCGGCGACCAGGTTTTCCTCAACCGTGAGGTCTTCAAAAACCCGGCGCCCTTCCATCACATGCGACAGGCCGCTGCGCACCAGTTGCTGCGGTGCCAGCGCGGCGGTGCTCTGGCCGTTGAAGAGGATGCTGCCGCTCTCCAACTCGCCATCTTCCAGTGCGAGCAGGCCCGACACCGCCTTGAGCGTGGTCGACTTGCCCGCGCCGTTGCTGCCCAGCAGCGCCACGATCTGGCCGCGCGGCACGGCCAGAGACAGGCCACGCAGGGCCTGCACGACCTTGTTGTAGATGACCTCGATGTTGTTGACTTCGAGGACGTTGTCCGTGTTTTGCTGGGTCATGTCAGTGATCCATCGCGTCGGGTACTACCCGCGGCCTACGAAACTGGCGCGGCCCAGGCCAGGGCCGCCGTGCAAGGGCCGCCCCGCCGCACTGGCGGCGTCCCCCTTCCCACGCGCAGCGTGAGAGAAGGGGGAAGCGGCGCAGCCGCTCAGGGGGTTGTTCACAGTTTTATCCAGTCGGAGGCGGCCACCATTTTTTGCGCCTTCATATCTGCGCGATACACGCGGCCCACGGGGATGGAATTGCCCCGGATGGTGATTGGCACGCCGATCAGGCCGCCGGTGTCGAAGTCCTTGATGGAGTTGAGCGCAGCCTTGAGGTTGGCGCCCGTCATCGGCTTGTTGGCGTCGAGGCAGCGCTTGGCCGATTCGAGGAACAGCATGGCGGCGACGAAGCCCTGGATGTAGGCCGTGCTCTGGTATTCCGGGCGCATGGCGCGGATTTTTTCCAGCATGGGCGCTTTGTCGGTGTCGTAGTAGTAGCGGAAGGGCATCACGCCCATGAAGCCGTCGCCGTCCGGGCCCATCTTCATGACGGTGGAGCTGTCCATGGTCCAGAAGGTGCCCATCCATTTGCTGGTCATGCCCTGCTGCTTGCCCTGGGTGATGAACTCGGGGATGGGCGCGAGGATGTAGCCGTGGAAGATGGTGTAGTCGGGCGCGGCACGGCGCAGCTTGATGACCTCGCCCGAGACGTCCACGCTGCCCGGGGGCGTCATGATCTTCACGACCACGTTCAGGCCCAGCTTCTTGGCCTCGGCCTCGCTCTCGTCGATGGGGTCGCGGCCGAACTCGGAGTCGGAATAGACGAAGGCCACCTTGGCACCGGGCTTTTCCTTGGCGATGTGCTTGAGCAGGATGCCGAACATCTCGGTGTAGTCCGGGCCCACCAGGAACTGGTTGGGGTATTTCTGCGGGTTGTTCAGCTCGGTGGCGAACGAGGCGCCGGCCATCAGGATGTTGCCGTTGCGGTCCAGCTCGGGGTTGATGGTCTTGGCGAAGCCCGTGGAGTCGCCGTAGTAGAGGTTGACCTTGTTCTGGCTGGTGATCTTCTTGAACGCGGCCACCGACACATCGACCTTGTAGCCGGTGTCTTCGGGGACGTACCTGACCTTGCGGCCCTTGATGCCGCCCGCGTCGTTGACGATCTTCACGTAGTCCTGGATGCCGGCGTTGATGCCCACGCCCGCGAAGGCGAACACACCCGTCATGGGGATGGAGCCGCCGATGACGATGTCTTCTGCGCCCTGTGCGAGCACGGACAGCGGGTGCATGAGCGAGGCGGCGCCTGCGGCGGCGGCGCCCAGCATCAGGCTGCGGCGCTGGGGGGAAATGCGTTGGTGGGCCATGCTTGTCTCCTTCGGTTGTGATGTGGTGGCAGGAAAAGGGGTGGCTTCAGTTGCGGAAGGGCCACAGGTGGAAGAAGCGGCGGATGCGCCGCCACACCTCGGCCAGGCCGTGCGGCTCGAACACCAGGAAGCCGATGATCAGCAGGCCGAAGATGATGGTGCGCACGGGCGAGAGGAACACCGTGTATTCGGTGCTGTTGGGCAGCAGGTCGAACACCAGCTTGAGCAGCTCGGGCACCATGGTCATGAACACCGCGCCGAGAATGCCGCCGAGGATGCTGCCCATGCCGCCGACGATGATGGCGGCGAGGAAGAAGATGGACATGAGCAGCGGAAAGCTCTCGGGCGTGACCACGCGGAAGAAGTAGGCCCACAGGCCGCCCGCCACGCCGGCGTAGAACGACGACAGGCCGAACGACAGCAGCTTGTAGCGCAGGAGCGGAATGCCCAGCACCTCGGCCGAGATGTCGCGGTCGCGGATGGCGATGAAGGCCCGGCCGATGCGCGTGCGGAACAGGTTGGCCGCGCCCAGCAGCATGAGAATGGTGACGGGCACGATCAGCCAGTAGAGGCGAAACGAGGTGTCGAGCGGCACGCCGAACAGGCTGGCCGGTGGCACGCTCAGGCCGCCCGTGCCGCCGGTGAACTGCAGGTTGGCAAACAGGAAGTGCGCGATGAACGAGGCGGCGATGGTGGCAATCGCCAGGTACAGCCCCTTGACGCGCAGCGAAGGCACGCCCACGACGATGCCGCCGAGCATGGCCACCACGCCGCCCGCCAGGATGTTGAGCAGGAAGGGCGTGCCCACCTTGGCCTGCAGGATGGCCACGGTGTAGGCGCCCAGGCCCATGAAGGCGGCCTGCCCCAGGCTGACCAGCCCGGTGTAGCCCGTGAGGATGTTGAGCCCTGTGGCGCTGGCCACATTGATGCTGACCAGGCAGGCGAGGTAGAGCCAGTAGTCGCTGGCCATGAAGGGGAACAGCACGAGCAGCGCGGCAGCCACGGCCAGCCACGCCTTTTGCGTGCGCGAGTCGAACAGCGCCGCGTCGGCGATGTAGGTTTCCTTGAGGGTTCCGATGCGCATCAGAGTCTCTCTATCTCGTGGGTGCCGAACAGGCCGTAAGGGCGGACCATGAGGATGCCGACCAGCACGATGAAGGTGGCGAGCAGCTTGTATTCGCCACCCAGGTAGGCGCCGGCCAGAGCTTCGACCAGGCCGATGCACAAGCCGCCGATGAGTGCGCCGAGCACGCTGTCGAGCCCGCCGACGATCACCACCACCAGCACCGACAGGCCGAACACGCCCATGCTGGATGAGATGCCGCCGATCGAGCCGACGATGATCCCGGAGATGGCCGCCAGCATGGCGGATGCCACCCAGGACAGCGAAAACACGCGCGGCACGTTGATGCCGACCGAATACGCGGCGGCCTGGTCGCTGGCCGTGGCACGCAAGGCCACGCCGCCGCGCCAGAAGCGGAACACCAGCAGCACGGCGGCGATGAACACCACCGCGATCACGGCGCCCCAGAACACCTTGGGCGCGAGGAAGGCATCGCCCACCATGATGGGTTGCGTGGGCATGAAGTCTGGCAGGCGGCGCTGGTCGGCGCTCCAGATCATCTCGACCAGACCCACCAGCACCGAGGCCAGGCCCACGGTGACCATGAACACCGAGATGGGTGGCTCGCCCAGCAGCGGCCGGATCATGGTGCGCTCGATCACCGCTCCCAGCAGCCCGGTGCCGAGCACCGCAGCCGGAACGGCCATCCACAGCGGCAGCGCCATCATGGAGGAAAAGGTGAAGAACAGGTAGGCGCCGACCATGAGCATTTCGCCAATGGCGATGTTCACCACGCGCGTGGCCTTGTAGACCATCACGAAGGCCAGTGCCGCCAGGGCGTAGAGGCCGCCGCTGGCAATGCCCGTGAGGCTGATTTCAAACAGATAGGCCCAATCCATCATGCGGCTCCTTGCGCGGTGGGGGCGCTGGTGGCCCCGGCCTGCAGCTTGCGGCGAAGATCGCCCACGTCGCCCGAGCCGAGGTAGGCGCGGTTCACTTCGGGGTCTGCCTGCACCACTGCGGGCGTGCCCTGCGCGATGACCTGGCCGAAGTTCAGCACCACCACATGGTCGGACAGGTCCATCACCATGCCCATGTCGTGCTCCACCATCAGCACCGTCACGCCCCATTCGGCGCGCACGTCGAGGATGAAGCGCGCCATGTCTTCGGTCTCTTCGCGGTTCATGCCGGCCACGGGCTCGTCGAGCATCAAAATTTCGGGTTGCATGGCCAGGGCGCGTGCCATCTCGACGCGCTTTTGCAGGCCGTAGGGCAGGGCCGCGACACTGGCGTGGCGGATGTGGTCGATTTCCAGGAAGTCGATGATGCGTTCCTCGATGTCGCGGCGCAGCTCGGCTTCTTCCTTGCGGGCGCGGCCCAGGTAGAACAGCGCATCGAACACATTGGCCTTGAGGTGGGCGTGGCGGCCGAGCTTGATGTTGTCGAGCACCGTCATGCCGCGAAACAGCGCAATGTTCTGAAAACTCCGGCCCAGGCCCATGCGGGCGCGCTGCGGCGCGGGGATGCGCGTGATGTCCTGGCCCTTGAACCGGATGCTGCCTTGTGCGGGCCGGTAGAAGCCCGAGATGGTGTTGAACAACGAGGTCTTGCCGGCGCCGTTGGGCCCGATCACGGCGGTGATGGAGCCCGGCTGCACGGCAAAACCCACATCGGTGAGTGCCTTGACGCCACCAAACGCCAGCGTGACCCCCTCAACCTGGAGCAGGGGCGGTGGCGGTGCAGAAGAAGGGCCGGAACGGTGGGTTTCCATGGGCTTTCAATGCGGGTTTGTTCTGAGCAGAAAATCCAGGCAGACGCTGCCGAAATTTCCTACTTGTGCGTAAACTGTTTACTCACGAGTAGATTCTGGAAGCCACCCCCCGTATTCGGCATCCGTACTTTCCCGAGGAATCTCCATCCATGCCCAACGCCAAAGTGGCAGCACCCCGCAGCGCAGCGCGCAAGCCTTTGTCCAAGCCGACACCCGTGAAGGCACCGGTACCGTCAGACGCTGACGGCGCCGCAGCGTCGCCGTGGGCGCCCGTGTCGCACCGCGAACAGCAGCGCGAGGCCAAGCGCCATGCCGTGCTGCAGGCAGCGGCGCAGCTGTTCAACGAGCGCGGGTTTCACGCCACCTCGCTCGACGACATCGCCGCACGGCTGAACGTGACCAAGCCCACGCTGTACTACTACGTGAAGAACAAGGACGAGATCCTGCTGCAGTGTGTGCGCCAGGGCCTGGACATGATGCTCGCGGGCATCGAGGCCTCGCGCGCTGCGGGCGGCCAGGCCATCGACCAGCTTGTCACCTGCATGCAGGTGTACGCGCGCATCGTCACGCAGGACTTCGGCATGTGCCTGATCCGCGTGGGCGACGAGCAGCTGCCCCCCCAGAGCCGCAAGGAGCTGCGGCGCCTGAAGTCCGCCATCGACCAGGAGTTCCGGCGCCTGGTGGCCCAGGGCGTGGCCGAAGGGTCGCTGCAGCCTTGCGACCCCAAGATGACGGCCTTTGTGATTGCAGGGGCGCTCAGCTGGATCGGCCGCTGGTACCAGCCCGGCGGTGAATACACGCCCGAGCAGGTGGCGCAGCAGTGCATTGCGACGCTGTGTGATGGGGTGCTGCGGCGGCCTGCGGACAACACTGCGCTGGGCGCCGCCGCCGTGCCCACCCCCAAACGCAGGGCGGCGGGCGGCAAAGCCAGGACCGCTGTCCGGCCCAGCGGGGGCTGATGCGCCTCGGCAGGTTGAAATTCAAGCAAAATTGGCATCTAACGCTTGATGGATAAGCGCGAGCAGCTATTTGTTTGATAGCGTTTTGCGCGGTATCTTGTGGTTGTTGTGTTCTGCCTGCCCCGCCGCCAGGTCATCCAATATCGGGCAGTCCGGCCGGTCGTTGCCCTTGCAGCAGGCCACCAGCGTTTGCAGGCTGCGCTGCATGGCCTGCATCTGGGCGATGCGTTCGCTCAGGTCGTCGATGTGCTGCTGGGCGATGCGTTTGACCTGGCTGCTGGCGCGGCTGCGGTCGTGCCACAGGCCCAGCAGCTCGGCGATTTCTTCCATCGAGAAGCCCAGGTCGCGGCTGCGGCGGATGAAGTGCAGGGCGTGCACGTCGGCCTCGGTGTACTGGCGGTAGCCGCTGTCGGTGCGTGCCACACCAGTGATGAGGCCCAGCGATTCATAGTGCCGCACCATGCGCGCCGAGATGCCTGCGCGCCGGGCGGCGACGCCGATGGGCACGGGCCAGGTGGTGGCGCGGGGCTCGGCTGGTTTTCCAGGCGTGGGGGCCGGGGTGGTGCGTGCGTGCTGGGGCGTTGGCATTGTCATGGAGGGCCCTTTGTGGGGAGGGGGCAGTAGTGCGTGTTCGCGTTCATCCATCGCAACCGTTCGGGCTGAGCGTGTCGAAGCCTCGCGCGGCGCTTCGACGGGCTCAGCGTGAACGGGTTGAGATTTTTGAATACATACCCGTATCAGGCGGCTACGGTGTAGCCTTCTTCGGCAATGGCGGCGGCCAGGGCCTCGCGGGGGGCGGTGCTGTCCACGTCCACCTTGCCGCTGGCGCGGTCGATGCGCACCTGGGCGGCAGGGTCTACCTGCTGCACGGCCTGGGTGACGGCGCGCTCGCAGTGGCCGCAGGTCATGCCCTGTACCTGGAAAGTCGTGGTGGTGGTTGCCATGGGGTGTCCTTGGTAAGGTTGTTGAAAGGAAGGCCGTTGCATCGACCGGTTTGAATCATGAAGCTTGACATCGTGGCAGAGTCAAACGCCGTGCAAGACACTCATGATGTGAGGGTTGATCAGAATCAACGCTTGACCTTGCCACCACGTCAAGGATCACCATCCCCGCCATGAACACCATCACCACCCCTCCCATCTCTTCCTCTGAGGCGATGCACTCGCTGGACCTCGGTATTTCCGGCATGACCTGTGCAAGCTGCGTGGGCCGCGTGGAGCGCGCGCTGCGCAAGGTGCCGGGCGTGCAGGAGGCCTCGGTCAACCTGGCGACCGAATCTGCCCGCATTGCCTTTGTCACGCAGGTGGGCGCTGACGCCACTGCCATGGAGGCGGTGCTGCGCCGCGCGGTGCGCAATGCGGGCTACGAGCCACGCGCGGCGGGGCAGGAGGATGCGCCCGAGGATTTGTCGCCCTGGGCCGGCTTTTTACCCGTGGGCATTGGCCTGCTGCTGTCGGCGCCGCTGGTGCTGCCTATGGTGGGCGACCTGTTCGGCCAGCACTGGATGCTGCCCGCCTGGGTGCAGTTTGTGCTGGCCACGCCGGTGCAGTTCGTTCTGGGGGCGCGGTTTTACAAGGCGGGCTGGCATGCGGCCAAGGCGCTGAGCGGCAACATGGATTTGCTGGTGGCGCTGGGCACCAGTGCGGGCTGGGGCCTGTCGGTGTGGCTGTGGCTCACGGCCCACGAAGGTCATGCGCCGCATCTGTACTTTGAAGCGTCTGCCGTGGTGGTCACGCTGGTGCTGCTGGGCAAGTGGCTGGAGGCACGCGCCAAGCGCCAGACCACGGCGGCCATCCGCGCGCTGCATGCGCTGCGGCCGGATGTGGTGCATTTGCTGACCCAGCAGGGCGAGGTGGATGTGCCGGTGGCCGAAGTGCTGGTGGGCGACCAGCTGGTGGTGCGGCCGGGCGAGCGCATCCCCGTGGATGGCACGGTGCATGAGGGCCACACGCAGGTGGACGAATCCATGCTGACGGGCGAGCCCCTGCCCGTGGCGCGTGATGTGGGCGCGGCGCTGACGGGGGGCTCGATCAACGGCGATGGCCGCATCGTGATGGCGGTGACGGCCGTGGGCGCCGAGACGGTGCTGGCACAGATCATCCGGCTGGTGGAAGACGCCCAGGCGGCCAAGGCGCCCATCCAGCGGCTGGTGGACCAGGTATCTGCCGTGTTTGTGCCCGTGGTGCTGGTGGTGGCGCTGGTCACGCTGCTGGGCTGGCTGTGGATGGGCGTGGGCATGGAGGCCGCGCTGATCCATGCCGTGGCGGTGATGGTGATTGCCTGCCCCTGTGCGCTGGGCCTGGCCACACCGGCGGCCATCATGGCGGGCACGGGCGTGGCGGCCAAACACGGCATTCTGATCAAGGACGTGCAGGCGCTGGAGCTGGCCCACAATGTGGATGTGGTGGCTTTTGACAAGACCGGCACGCTGACGGTGGGCCAGCCCCGGCTGACGGCGTTTGAGGTGGTGCCCGGCCTCGACGATGCGGCCGTGATGGCGGCGGTGGCTGCGGTGCAAAGCGGCAGCGAACACCCGCTGGCGCGTGCCGTGGTGTCGGCTGCGGGTGAGCGGCAGATCAGCGTGGCCACCGCGCAGGACGTGCGCGCCGTGCCCGGGCGCGGCACCGAGGGTGAGGTGGACGGCCAGAGCTACCTGGTGGGCAGCCTGCGCTGGATGCAGGAGCTGGGGGTGGACATGGGCCCCCTTGCAGCGCGGGCCCAGGCGTTGCAGAACGAGGGCGCCACCGTGTCGGCGGTGGCGCAGCGTGCTCCGCAGGGCTTCCAGCTGCAGGCCCTGATGGCCTTTGGCGACGAACCCAAGCCCGGCGCGCGCGAGGCGCTGGCACAGCTCAAGGCGCGCGGCATCCGCACCGTGATGATCTCGGGCGACAACCGGGGCGCGGCCGAGGCCATGGCCCGGCGCCTGGGGCTGGACCCCGATGCGGGCGAGGTGATGGCCGAGGTGCTGCCGGGCGACAAGGCCGCCAAGGTGGCTGCGTTGCAACAGGGCACCGATGGCAAGCGCCATGAGCGCCGCCGGGCCGCCCCAAGGCGCGAAGACCCCCTCGGGGGGCAGCGACCCAGCGCAGCGGCGGAGCGTGGGGGCCACATTGTCGCGATGGTGGGCGACGGTGTTAACGATGCCCCGGCACTCGCGGCCGCCGATGTGGGCATGGCCATGGGCAACGGCACCGATGTGGCCATGCACGCGGCCGGCATCACGCTGATGCGGGGCGACCCGATGCTGGTGGCAGCCGCCCTGGACATCTCGCACCGCACGGTGATGAAGATCCGCCAGAACCTGTTCTGGGCGTTTGCATACAACGTGGCGGGGATTCCGCTGGCGGCGCTGGGCTACCTCAACCCGGTGGTGGCGGGGGCGGCCATGGCACTCAGCTCGGTCAGCGTGATGGCGAATGCCCTCCTACTCAAGCGCTGGCGCATGTGATAAACACGTACGACCCTGCCATGGATGTCTGGCACACTGCAACGTTTTGTTGCAAGTCGGCGGCGCCCAGGGGACCGGCGGCCTGTGTGTACATCCCCATCTGAAGGACGACAGATCATGAACCTCTTTTCGCTCATGCGGCAGTTCACCATACGGTTTCGCATGTTGGGCGCCATTGCCGTTGTGCTGGGCCTGCTGGGCCTGCTGGGCGGCGCTGGCATGCTGGGCATGTTCCGCATCCATGCCATGAGCCAGGACTTCATGGACCACTCGTTTGCCGAGGTTGGGTACATGGCCGAGCTGCGGGGTGAGATGGGCGCCATCCGTCAGTTCGAGAAGGACATGATCATCGGCTACGAAAAGCCCGAGGACGTCAAGGCCGCCCACGCCAAATGGCTGGACAGCCAGGACCGCGCCAAGAAGGTGGCCGGCAAGTTCCTGGAAGGCGAAGAAGATTCGGACAACCCGGTGGTGCGCAACATCGTGAAGCGCCTGGACAGCTACCGTGAGCTGTTCGCGCACGTGGCGCGCCAGCTGGAAGCCAGCGGCTACGACACCGCCACCATCGCCAACCGCATGAGCGCCAAGGCGGTGGCCGAATTTGCGGAGGCCGACAAGCTGATGGCCGAGCTGGATACCGTGCTGCGCAGCGAGGTGGCCAAATCGGTGGCGGAGCAGGGCCAGGTGTCCAGCGAGACCGAGTGGCTGTTTGTGCTGGCGGTGCTGATCACCGTGGTGGTGGTGGTGCCCACCACGCTGATGAACATGAACTCCATCTGCCGCCCGCTGGAAGACGCACGCAAGATGGCGCAGGCGATTGCAGGCGGCGACCTGTCGCAGCACATTGCCGCCGAGGGCAAGGACGAAGTGGCTGACCTGCAGCGCGCACTGCGCGACATGCAGCAGGGCCTGGGCGCGCTGGTGGCGCAGGTGCGGGACGCCAGCGGCAACATCGCCACCGCCAGCCAGGAGATCGCCACCGGCAATCAGGACCTGTCGCAGCGCACCGAGCAGACGGCCAGCAACGCGCAGGAGGCCGTGTCTTCGCTGTCGCAGCTCACGTCCACGGTGCAGCAGACGGCATCTTCGTCGCAGATGGCCAACCAGCTGGCGGCGTCGGCATCGCAGATGGCCACGCATGGTGGCGGCGTGGTGCAGCAGGCCGTGGCCAGCATGCAGGAGATTTCGGCGTCCAGCCGCAAGATTGGCGACATCATCGGGCTGATCGATTCGATTGCCTTCCAGACCAACATCCTGGCGCTGAACGCGGCGGTGGAGGCTGCCCGTGCAGGTGAGCAGGGCCGCGGCTTTGCCGTGGTGGCCAGCGAGGTGCGCAGCCTGGCCCAGCGAAGCGCGGCGGCGGCCAGCGACATCAAGGGCCTGATCCAGAGCAGCGTGACGGCCGTGGACGGCGGCGTGCGCCATGTGGAAGAAGCGGGCACGGCGATGAAGGACATCGTGGGCAGCGTGCAGCGCGTGGGCGACATCATTGGCGAGATCACCGCCGCGGCGTCCGAGCAGTCGGCCGGTATCGGTCAGGTGAACAGCTCGGTGGGCGAGATCGACCGCATGACGCAGCAGAATGCTGCGCTGGTGGAAGAGTCTGCCGCTGCGGCCGATTCGCTGCGCGAGCAGGCCGCACGCCTTTCGCAGGTGGTGCAGCAGTTCCGTCTGGCGGATTCGACAGGGCACGCGTACGCGGGCCCCGGAGCCACGGGCGCAGCACCGCTGGCCCGCACGGCGCAGGCCCTGGGCACCAACGCGGCCCAGCCCCGGCTTGAGGGCTGATACCTGACGCGCCGCACTGCGGTGAAAAAGTAGCCCCGCTGGCTCCGTCTGCGGGGCTTTCTTTATGGGAGAGGGTGGCCGGTTTATTGACCTGCGTCATGGGTTGGCCGCTTCCTGCATGGCAATCTCGGGGCCTGTGCCTAACCGGGGAGCGCGCCATGTCGTCCATCTGTCTGCGAACCATTCGTGAGGAGCATGCGTCGCTGGCGGCGGTGCTGCAGTCGTTGCACCTGATGCTGAACCAGGGCCCGGGCGACGAGCCCGCGGCGTTCTTTGACGTGATGCGGGCCATGCTGTTCTACATCGACGAGTTTCCAGAGCGCCAGCACCACCCCAAGGAGTCGCAGTGGCTGTTCCCCAAGGTGGCCGAGCGCTCACCCCAGGCGGCCGAGGCCATTGCCCAGCTGGAGCGCGACCACGAAGGCGGCGAGGCGGCGGTGCGTGAGCTGCAGCACCTGCTGCTGGGCTGGGAGCTGATGGGCGATGCGCGCCGCGAGGCGTTTGCCCAGGCGCTGGAGCGCTACATCCGCTTTTACCTGGAGCACATGCGCCTGGAAGAAACCGTGGTGCTGCCCGCCGCGCAGGAATCCCTGCAGCCGGGCGACTGGGCTGCCATCGACGCGGCCTTTGCCAGCAACACCAACCCGCTGGCCCCGGGCAAGCCGCGCGACGCGGCGTATGACCGGCTGTTCACGCGCATCGTGATGCGGGCGCCGAGCCCGATAGGCTTAGGTTCACCCCCCTGAGCGGCTTCGCCGCTTCCCCCGCTCTCGCTACGCGGGCAGGGGGACGCCGCCAGCGTGGCGGGGCGGCCCTTGTGCGGCGGCCCGCGCTAGGCCAGCGCCAGTTTCCACCGGCGCGTGAACCCGGACGCGGCACTCCGTTTTTGCCTGCTCAGGCACCCAGTGCCGGATAGTCCGTATACCCCTCGGCCCCGCCGCCATACAGCGTGGCGCGGTTCACCTCGTTGAGCGGGGCGTTGGCCTTCAGGCGCGCCACCAGGTCGGGGTTGGCGATGAAGGGGCGGCCAAAGGCCACGATGTCTGCGCCGTGGGCCAGGGCGGCATCGGCCAGTTCGCGGGTGTAGGCGTTGTTCACCATCCAGGCACCCTTGCCACCGGCTGCGCGGTAGGCGGCCTTGAGGGCGGCGTAGTCAAACGGGCGGCCTTCCACCTCGCGCGGGCCGCCGGTGGCGCCTTCGATGATATGGAGGTAAGCCAGGCCGAGCGGCGCCAGCTCACGCACCACGTGGTCGAACAGGGTTTGCGGGTCGGCGTCCACGATGTCGTTGGCGGGGGTGACGGGCGACAGGCGGATGCCGGTGCGGCCGCCGCCGATTTCCTCGACGATGGCACGGGTCACTTCCAGCAGCAGGCGGGCGCGGTTGGCGATGCTGCCGCCGTAGTCGTCGGTGCGCTGGTTGGCGCCAGTCTTGAGGAACTGGTCGATCAGGTAGCCGTTGGCCGCGTGGATTTCCACGCCGTCAAAGCCCGATGCAATCGCGTTGCGCGCGGCGTGGCGGTAGTCCTGCACAATGCCGGGGATCTCCTCGGCATCGAGCGCGCGGGGCATGGAGGTGTCGGTGAAGGTGGGCACGCCGTCCTTGATCAGCACGGTCTTGGTGTGGGCGCGGATGGCCGAGGGGGCCACGGGGTGGGCGTTGCCCGGCTGCAGGTCGGTGTGCGAGACGCGGCCCACGTGCCACAGCTGCACCACGATCTTGCCGCCGGCAGCGTGCACGGCGCGGGTCACTTTCTTCCAGCCATCCAGCTGCTCGGTGCCGTACAGGCCGGGCACATCGGCATAGCCCTGGGCTTGCGGGCTGATGGCTGTGGCCTCGGAAATGATGAGGCCGGCGCTGGCGCGCTGTGCGTAGTAGGTGGCCACCAGGTCGGTGGGGATGGCCTCGGGCGAGCGGTTGCGCGTAAGCGGCGCCATGGCAATGCGGTTGGCCAGCTGGAGGTCGCCCGCGCGGGTGGGTTCAAACAAAGAGGTCATGACGGGGGTCCTGTAAAGCAATGTGCAAAAAAAGCAGCAAAGAGCCTGTTGACGATCTCCCAGGGGTCGCGCAGCGGTCTTTGCGGGATGGGATGCAAGGCGCGGTGCGCAGTGGATAGCCCCGCTATCCACAAGCGCCGCAACGCCGCAGACCGCCCGCAAAGGCCACTGCCCGAAGGGTTGGAGCGAAATCGGGTGATTGGACGCCCCAGCTGCTTGCATGGGCATGAGCCCATGCGGCGCATCCGAAGCATCCACTCATCCCGATTGCGCTCCAACGCGATCCCCTGCGAGATCGCCAACAGGCTCTTAGAGCTTAATGCTGCAGCGCAAAACGTGCAGTGCACTGGCGTCAACAAAAGCAATGGTTTTGTGTTAGCCCGTCATGGCCGAGCCAGCGGCACCGCAGGTGTTGCATGAGAATGGGTCGCCATGTCTTTTTC from Acidovorax sp. FHTAMBA carries:
- a CDS encoding heavy metal translocating P-type ATPase, whose amino-acid sequence is MNTITTPPISSSEAMHSLDLGISGMTCASCVGRVERALRKVPGVQEASVNLATESARIAFVTQVGADATAMEAVLRRAVRNAGYEPRAAGQEDAPEDLSPWAGFLPVGIGLLLSAPLVLPMVGDLFGQHWMLPAWVQFVLATPVQFVLGARFYKAGWHAAKALSGNMDLLVALGTSAGWGLSVWLWLTAHEGHAPHLYFEASAVVVTLVLLGKWLEARAKRQTTAAIRALHALRPDVVHLLTQQGEVDVPVAEVLVGDQLVVRPGERIPVDGTVHEGHTQVDESMLTGEPLPVARDVGAALTGGSINGDGRIVMAVTAVGAETVLAQIIRLVEDAQAAKAPIQRLVDQVSAVFVPVVLVVALVTLLGWLWMGVGMEAALIHAVAVMVIACPCALGLATPAAIMAGTGVAAKHGILIKDVQALELAHNVDVVAFDKTGTLTVGQPRLTAFEVVPGLDDAAVMAAVAAVQSGSEHPLARAVVSAAGERQISVATAQDVRAVPGRGTEGEVDGQSYLVGSLRWMQELGVDMGPLAARAQALQNEGATVSAVAQRAPQGFQLQALMAFGDEPKPGAREALAQLKARGIRTVMISGDNRGAAEAMARRLGLDPDAGEVMAEVLPGDKAAKVAALQQGTDGKRHERRRAAPRREDPLGGQRPSAAAERGGHIVAMVGDGVNDAPALAAADVGMAMGNGTDVAMHAAGITLMRGDPMLVAAALDISHRTVMKIRQNLFWAFAYNVAGIPLAALGYLNPVVAGAAMALSSVSVMANALLLKRWRM
- a CDS encoding alkene reductase; this translates as MTSLFEPTRAGDLQLANRIAMAPLTRNRSPEAIPTDLVATYYAQRASAGLIISEATAISPQAQGYADVPGLYGTEQLDGWKKVTRAVHAAGGKIVVQLWHVGRVSHTDLQPGNAHPVAPSAIRAHTKTVLIKDGVPTFTDTSMPRALDAEEIPGIVQDYRHAARNAIASGFDGVEIHAANGYLIDQFLKTGANQRTDDYGGSIANRARLLLEVTRAIVEEIGGGRTGIRLSPVTPANDIVDADPQTLFDHVVRELAPLGLAYLHIIEGATGGPREVEGRPFDYAALKAAYRAAGGKGAWMVNNAYTRELADAALAHGADIVAFGRPFIANPDLVARLKANAPLNEVNRATLYGGGAEGYTDYPALGA
- a CDS encoding cation transporter; amino-acid sequence: MATTTTTFQVQGMTCGHCERAVTQAVQQVDPAAQVRIDRASGKVDVDSTAPREALAAAIAEEGYTVAA
- a CDS encoding methyl-accepting chemotaxis protein codes for the protein MNLFSLMRQFTIRFRMLGAIAVVLGLLGLLGGAGMLGMFRIHAMSQDFMDHSFAEVGYMAELRGEMGAIRQFEKDMIIGYEKPEDVKAAHAKWLDSQDRAKKVAGKFLEGEEDSDNPVVRNIVKRLDSYRELFAHVARQLEASGYDTATIANRMSAKAVAEFAEADKLMAELDTVLRSEVAKSVAEQGQVSSETEWLFVLAVLITVVVVVPTTLMNMNSICRPLEDARKMAQAIAGGDLSQHIAAEGKDEVADLQRALRDMQQGLGALVAQVRDASGNIATASQEIATGNQDLSQRTEQTASNAQEAVSSLSQLTSTVQQTASSSQMANQLAASASQMATHGGGVVQQAVASMQEISASSRKIGDIIGLIDSIAFQTNILALNAAVEAARAGEQGRGFAVVASEVRSLAQRSAAAASDIKGLIQSSVTAVDGGVRHVEEAGTAMKDIVGSVQRVGDIIGEITAAASEQSAGIGQVNSSVGEIDRMTQQNAALVEESAAAADSLREQAARLSQVVQQFRLADSTGHAYAGPGATGAAPLARTAQALGTNAAQPRLEG
- a CDS encoding hemerythrin domain-containing protein → MSSICLRTIREEHASLAAVLQSLHLMLNQGPGDEPAAFFDVMRAMLFYIDEFPERQHHPKESQWLFPKVAERSPQAAEAIAQLERDHEGGEAAVRELQHLLLGWELMGDARREAFAQALERYIRFYLEHMRLEETVVLPAAQESLQPGDWAAIDAAFASNTNPLAPGKPRDAAYDRLFTRIVMRAPSPIGLGSPP